The Sphingorhabdus sp. YGSMI21 genome contains a region encoding:
- a CDS encoding conjugal transfer protein TraH, giving the protein MVRKLGVFLAIIAYLNFSIITPAAASVGDEMQSYFDDAGARANITGPSAFQGQSAGYYSGGNVWTRFPQKSVQPFNLQLPGARAGCGGIDLFAGSFSFINTAELVAMLKATANNAIGFAFQLAIDAISPQISGVIKDMSQKVQQLNQMNISSCETAQGLVGGLWPVMDTTQSTICEAVGNNDGLFSDWAASRQGCNNGGQRKETLAANSDPAMELQLVGQDHNFTWDILNKAPQFGGYDQEFKEMVMTIVGTVVTQVSDDPTKGSIIDKHGPGDDSIVEALLDGTQGGNTVKILKCVDSDKCLEVTTQNMNIPASQAIRPKVKALILSMATAIKNDTAIGDAEKTLLNVASLPLYKILAVQTAARTDIVGTGEIDAVSEITSIDLLQAILNDVLGKFDMAKVGLVKADQDSAAAWAAQVQGVRTKFAQREVRNSARVEVTMRVIDRTIALESTLQNSMSPGMSAALNFSRGLNSQGLR; this is encoded by the coding sequence ATGGTCCGCAAATTGGGCGTGTTTCTCGCGATCATCGCATATTTGAATTTTAGCATCATTACGCCGGCGGCTGCTTCCGTTGGAGACGAGATGCAAAGCTATTTCGATGATGCTGGCGCTCGAGCCAACATCACCGGCCCGTCCGCGTTTCAAGGGCAGTCTGCCGGCTATTATTCTGGCGGTAACGTCTGGACCCGTTTTCCTCAAAAGTCTGTTCAGCCTTTCAATCTTCAGTTACCCGGCGCGCGCGCTGGCTGTGGCGGGATTGATCTGTTCGCCGGTAGCTTCAGTTTCATCAACACGGCAGAGCTTGTTGCCATGCTCAAAGCGACGGCAAATAATGCAATCGGATTTGCTTTCCAGTTAGCGATTGACGCCATTTCGCCTCAGATCAGTGGTGTTATCAAGGATATGAGCCAAAAGGTGCAACAACTCAATCAGATGAACATTTCAAGCTGCGAGACGGCGCAAGGACTGGTCGGCGGACTTTGGCCTGTTATGGATACGACCCAAAGCACCATTTGCGAAGCGGTTGGCAACAATGATGGTCTGTTTTCGGATTGGGCCGCTAGCCGTCAGGGATGCAATAATGGCGGGCAGCGCAAAGAGACGCTGGCGGCAAATAGTGACCCTGCGATGGAATTGCAGCTCGTCGGCCAGGACCATAATTTCACATGGGACATTCTGAATAAAGCCCCGCAATTTGGGGGTTATGATCAGGAGTTCAAGGAAATGGTCATGACGATCGTTGGTACGGTTGTCACTCAGGTATCTGATGATCCGACAAAGGGTTCAATTATCGACAAGCACGGTCCTGGGGATGATTCCATTGTCGAAGCCCTTCTTGATGGGACGCAGGGCGGTAATACCGTCAAAATCCTTAAATGTGTTGATTCAGATAAATGTCTCGAAGTTACCACTCAGAATATGAATATTCCGGCTTCTCAGGCAATCCGCCCGAAGGTCAAGGCGCTGATTCTCTCGATGGCGACGGCGATCAAGAATGATACCGCGATTGGCGATGCGGAAAAGACTTTGCTCAATGTTGCCTCATTGCCGCTTTATAAAATCCTCGCGGTCCAGACTGCGGCACGGACCGATATTGTCGGCACTGGAGAGATTGATGCGGTTTCTGAAATAACGTCAATTGATCTGCTTCAGGCCATTTTGAATGACGTTCTAGGCAAGTTTGACATGGCAAAAGTTGGCTTGGTGAAGGCCGACCAGGATAGCGCAGCTGCCTGGGCCGCTCAGGTTCAAGGTGTGCGGACGAAATTTGCTCAACGCGAAGTCAGAAACTCGGCTCGTGTGGAGGTTACGATGCGGGTTATTGACCGTACCATCGCTCTTGAATCAACGCTTCAAAATTCGATGTCACCGGGCATGTCAGCGGCGCTTAATTTTTCACGCGGTTTGAACTCTCAAGGTCTTCGTTAA
- a CDS encoding transposase: MNLRIIWPTRRCATFAVHRSIRRQTVERVFGTLKGWMGPCHLLTKRIKNVATEMSLSVLAYNIKRMISIIGVKPLIAAIRA; the protein is encoded by the coding sequence GTGAACTTGCGGATTATCTGGCCGACAAGAAGATGCGCCACGTTCGCGGTGCACCGTTCCATCCGCAGGCAAACGGTCGAACGTGTCTTTGGAACCCTAAAAGGCTGGATGGGGCCGTGTCACTTGCTCACAAAGCGCATCAAAAACGTCGCCACAGAGATGAGCCTCAGCGTTCTGGCTTACAATATCAAGCGGATGATCTCGATAATAGGTGTCAAACCACTCATCGCTGCGATCCGGGCATAA
- a CDS encoding conjugal transfer protein TraF has product MKIKFLTTLAGLFVFIAPVPALAQSSSYQEGGALEEAALPPSENTLENGIYEREGGEGDLYCRRKLGSWFYCDKPKAKPSSPATAAPPQISADAQLKEIGKQLDELKAQAILEPTEANVLAYIRFQREQLDRSSTFADVWQRALWQNPEDDYTLQRPVSTIGKRAWLDNRVADRNAAMARLSQRYGVYYFYAQSCSACDIQAPILKSISDSNRLSVVAVSMDGGPNRVFPNYVVDSGQRARMGLPGKSTPALVLFDTLTKRPIPIGTGLMAADEIIDRIFVLTKTKPGSDF; this is encoded by the coding sequence ATGAAGATTAAGTTTTTAACTACATTGGCAGGTCTGTTTGTTTTCATTGCGCCTGTCCCGGCACTTGCTCAAAGTTCGTCATATCAAGAGGGCGGCGCTTTGGAGGAAGCTGCGCTCCCACCTTCCGAAAATACCCTGGAAAACGGTATTTATGAGCGAGAAGGCGGGGAGGGTGATCTATATTGTCGCCGCAAACTTGGCAGCTGGTTTTATTGCGACAAACCAAAAGCAAAGCCGTCCAGTCCTGCGACTGCTGCGCCGCCTCAAATATCAGCCGATGCACAGCTCAAAGAGATTGGCAAGCAGCTTGATGAGTTGAAGGCACAGGCGATCTTGGAGCCGACTGAAGCCAATGTTCTTGCTTACATCCGTTTCCAGCGCGAACAGCTTGATCGATCATCAACATTTGCCGATGTTTGGCAGCGTGCATTGTGGCAAAATCCGGAAGATGACTATACTCTCCAGCGTCCCGTTTCGACTATTGGCAAACGCGCCTGGCTTGATAACCGCGTCGCTGACAGAAATGCTGCGATGGCGCGTCTGTCGCAGCGGTACGGGGTCTATTATTTTTATGCTCAATCCTGTTCGGCTTGCGACATACAGGCTCCTATCCTCAAATCAATAAGCGATAGCAACCGTCTATCGGTTGTGGCCGTGTCTATGGATGGCGGCCCAAACCGTGTATTCCCCAATTACGTCGTGGATAGCGGTCAGCGCGCCCGTATGGGCCTTCCCGGCAAATCCACCCCCGCGCTCGTTCTTTTTGATACGCTGACCAAGCGGCCCATTCCAATTGGGACAGGCCTCATGGCGGCGGACGAAATTATCGACCGGATCTTCGTTCTGACCAAAACCAAGCCAGGGAGTGATTTCTAA
- a CDS encoding MBL fold metallo-hydrolase, with protein sequence MTPNVQSFFDDDTNTISYVVSDPATGACAIIDPVLNYDAAAARTATISADRVIDHVRREGLNCEWVLETHVHADHLSAAPYVQGKLGGKLAIGDHITITQSVFGEIFNAGPDLPRDGSQFDQLFHDGDSFPLGKMTARALHTPGHTPACMTYVIGDAAFVGDTMFMPDYGTARADFPGGDARILYRSIRKIFTLPGEARLFMCHDYLPEGRSEHRWETTVAEQKAANIHIHDGVSEDEFVTMREARDAQLGMPKLILPSIQVNIRAGYMPPAEDNGTVYLKLPVNIMGEPQTAPDGTRPGTQ encoded by the coding sequence ATGACCCCCAACGTTCAATCTTTCTTTGACGACGATACCAACACGATAAGCTATGTTGTATCAGATCCCGCAACCGGCGCGTGCGCCATTATTGATCCCGTACTGAATTATGACGCAGCAGCGGCGCGAACGGCGACGATTTCAGCTGATCGCGTGATCGACCACGTTCGGCGCGAGGGGCTAAACTGCGAATGGGTTTTGGAAACCCATGTCCATGCCGATCATCTCTCGGCTGCGCCTTATGTTCAGGGAAAGCTGGGCGGGAAGCTGGCGATCGGCGATCACATCACCATCACGCAGTCGGTGTTCGGAGAGATTTTCAACGCCGGGCCGGACTTACCGCGTGATGGCAGCCAGTTTGACCAGCTTTTTCATGACGGCGACAGTTTCCCCTTAGGCAAAATGACAGCGCGCGCTCTGCACACACCGGGCCATACGCCGGCCTGCATGACATATGTGATTGGTGACGCTGCCTTTGTCGGCGACACTATGTTCATGCCTGACTATGGAACCGCCCGCGCCGATTTCCCTGGCGGTGATGCTCGCATATTATACCGCTCGATCCGCAAAATCTTTACGCTTCCGGGTGAGGCGCGGCTGTTCATGTGCCATGATTATCTGCCCGAAGGCCGCTCAGAGCATCGCTGGGAAACGACCGTGGCCGAGCAGAAAGCCGCCAATATCCATATCCATGATGGCGTGAGCGAGGATGAATTTGTCACCATGAGAGAGGCGCGCGATGCCCAGCTAGGCATGCCGAAGCTGATTTTGCCGTCGATCCAAGTCAACATCCGCGCCGGCTATATGCCTCCAGCTGAGGACAATGGCACGGTCTATCTAAAGCTGCCGGTCAACATAATGGGCGAACCACAAACCGCGCCCGACGGGACCAGGCCGGGTACGCAGTAA
- a CDS encoding metalloregulator ArsR/SmtB family transcription factor, translating into MKPEEIRRQAEKALSLLKALGSHNRLMIACQLVERERSVGELAELLGIREAAVSQQLALLRKDGLVKPRRDGRTIHYSLAGDASRRLLETLYEIYCAPGAKGERDEAAQDDKL; encoded by the coding sequence GTGAAACCGGAAGAAATCCGCAGACAGGCCGAAAAGGCGCTGTCCCTGCTCAAGGCGTTGGGCAGTCATAACCGTCTAATGATCGCGTGCCAGCTCGTCGAACGCGAACGAAGCGTCGGCGAGCTTGCCGAATTGCTTGGCATACGCGAGGCTGCGGTTTCACAGCAACTGGCGCTGCTGCGCAAAGATGGCTTGGTGAAGCCGCGCCGCGATGGTCGCACGATTCATTATTCGCTGGCTGGTGATGCCTCGCGCCGCTTGTTGGAGACGCTATACGAAATCTATTGCGCGCCCGGCGCAAAGGGCGAGCGAGACGAAGCCGCGCAGGACGACAAACTGTGA
- a CDS encoding sulfur transferase domain-containing protein, producing MTNMKRIDDRFTIGMASPSADDLRESAQADYKSAPNLRCEAEPDQPFKPAHESKEVRTLGLAYSHVPVAGNAMTEARVEQFRAAVKTLPGPVFVHCASGKRAGAFTGMHLAAENGMSGDATLKQAEAMGFACDAPALKRFARDYVDGQSG from the coding sequence ATGACCAATATGAAAAGAATCGACGACCGCTTCACAATTGGAATGGCGTCGCCTTCCGCTGATGATCTGCGCGAGTCGGCGCAAGCGGACTACAAATCGGCGCCCAATCTGCGCTGCGAGGCAGAACCGGATCAGCCTTTCAAGCCAGCCCACGAAAGCAAAGAAGTCCGCACTCTTGGCCTGGCCTATAGCCATGTCCCGGTTGCGGGTAATGCGATGACGGAAGCACGGGTCGAGCAATTCCGCGCCGCAGTCAAAACGCTACCCGGTCCGGTGTTCGTGCATTGCGCATCTGGCAAGCGAGCCGGAGCATTCACCGGCATGCACCTTGCCGCCGAAAACGGTATGAGCGGGGACGCGACGCTGAAACAGGCCGAAGCCATGGGTTTCGCGTGCGACGCACCGGCGCTCAAGCGGTTCGCGCGCGATTATGTCGATGGGCAAAGCGGCTAA
- a CDS encoding lytic transglycosylase domain-containing protein, whose product MLVVISRHMIFSQEPKGRQMAQFKILIGLAAVSLLASESVSAKPKRTVVLLDFVSAPVDPEPVEPSGEDYSGVSVDVDAVTRLIARQFTGAGGDMELPGSRQPSLQRSAVNPAALGNPFVLHALSPNSLVPPVGRTNANDCSLPMYQPSFGFSRIAEQRRRQLYPLVHRVACEAGLPVGLFDALIMQESRYHAGAVSHAGAIGLAQLMPGTAKDLGVNPHSPIDNLRGGARYLKQQVDRFGRYDLALAAYNAGPGRVERRWKVPRIAETQDYVRKILGSWSGAPIPLGKFEKPMSFRQAQIIFMDYGGGSH is encoded by the coding sequence ATGCTGGTGGTTATCTCTCGGCACATGATATTTTCACAAGAACCGAAAGGACGCCAGATGGCCCAATTCAAAATTCTCATAGGACTAGCAGCGGTATCATTACTTGCATCAGAAAGCGTTTCAGCAAAACCAAAAAGGACTGTGGTGTTGCTTGATTTTGTTTCAGCACCTGTTGATCCAGAACCGGTTGAGCCGTCTGGAGAAGATTATTCTGGAGTATCTGTCGATGTTGACGCTGTGACCCGATTAATAGCGCGTCAGTTTACCGGGGCAGGGGGAGATATGGAACTCCCCGGATCACGTCAGCCTTCTTTGCAGCGTAGTGCGGTTAATCCTGCAGCATTGGGAAATCCCTTTGTACTTCATGCATTGTCACCCAACTCTTTGGTGCCTCCCGTAGGCCGCACGAATGCCAACGATTGTTCTTTGCCCATGTATCAACCAAGCTTCGGATTTAGTAGGATTGCAGAACAGCGTCGTCGCCAACTCTATCCTCTCGTTCACCGCGTTGCTTGTGAGGCAGGTCTGCCAGTTGGCTTGTTCGACGCGCTTATCATGCAGGAGAGCCGTTATCACGCAGGAGCAGTGTCTCACGCGGGAGCAATAGGTCTAGCTCAGCTTATGCCTGGCACTGCCAAGGATTTGGGAGTTAATCCTCACTCACCAATCGATAATCTAAGAGGTGGCGCCCGCTATTTGAAACAGCAAGTTGATCGTTTCGGCCGTTATGATCTGGCGCTGGCGGCGTATAATGCTGGACCTGGGCGGGTCGAGCGCCGCTGGAAGGTTCCCCGCATTGCTGAAACGCAGGATTATGTGCGTAAGATTCTAGGAAGCTGGTCAGGTGCGCCGATTCCGCTAGGCAAATTCGAGAAGCCGATGTCTTTTCGGCAAGCGCAAATCATCTTTATGGACTACGGGGGTGGTTCACACTGA
- a CDS encoding conjugal transfer protein TraG N-terminal domain-containing protein, translated as MLELFTIGGGEYIVNVLNAVSAWTGGGGYKSMIRVVMVMGLIYTLLIVAFSLDWRAWFNWFLQATLIYLCLMVPTVTIQVTDRVNPGLSPNTVANVPLGLGAVASFTSQVGDYLTTEAETVFVMPSQLQYSANGIIYGSKLMEATRQIRITDPEFAANINEHMKRCVFYDVMLGFKSMDGLAKSTNLWADIGPGSPARAQTYVTRNGDGTTSTAVITCRDAYTALTPEWTQFLNAFSPIWAKQLYPGMANAVAQAKLAADLPVTYQAFTSNASNALDIMRQSLAVNAFMQARDDMSGGTGAAAIDSFAATRADIQTRHTYSALAQGAMKWVPILNIVLTVVFYAMFPVLFPLFLMPETGVSTLRGYVTGFFYLAAWGPLYVVLHMIMMGRGLSAGNAVAGDGMTLGNFAGIGAVNDETASLAGYMIASIPFLAAGMARGAMAIAGHATSFLAPSQNAAESAAGEATTGNYAYGNASLANQNLNTQASNQWNNQPNFATGSPAFSHRQANGAISTTHADGSVVTNQNPAISSFEWKPTLTRANVGEMRSTVGEFQNQATQQREMASQSLSAANTIGAQLFTTAQNSRGSETILGQQTQDAISQAQNLTRSWSDTLVNDYGFDRKAADDLARFSYMQGTGNLGLSSPVPGLNAGINASVLSQESRNRTSGASVNERIAKGLSFLNAESTSDNATHSRENFTRAVSTSGSSELEGLSQRRDASLTEARSHSLEAGRLEEVGKRYERQISEIESGGFQTSRDYSQNWQNFAAGELARNEGLRDSGYETWMRDVDLNDRQRQTRNVLEERFRNSFIEEMRNDLGPIGPLPSSGIAQPAGDVKEWGSNQVGVVTNSGPSVNVRSDSRDASLTSLVGDRIEGANERLDQYDFGANLTNGDLHRRGEAMFTGSANAQNLSIGETMPIFGPLFERGSSGSAPGGGTSFNATGYIRDNGMSIKPGTNVTALDSRMAPAISAVAQESKRLGLAPRTVTSAQDRTHTDGSLHPSGKALDFRGNNITITQGRALARGVSARLGPDYDVAFETFPKDPDNNHLHAEYDPKGGRRK; from the coding sequence ATGTTGGAGCTTTTCACGATTGGCGGCGGCGAGTATATCGTCAACGTATTGAATGCCGTTTCAGCTTGGACAGGCGGGGGCGGCTACAAGTCCATGATCCGTGTCGTCATGGTCATGGGGCTCATATATACTCTGCTTATTGTTGCTTTCAGCCTTGATTGGAGAGCTTGGTTTAACTGGTTTTTGCAAGCCACGCTTATTTATCTTTGCTTGATGGTCCCAACGGTCACGATTCAGGTTACGGACCGGGTTAATCCGGGTTTGTCTCCTAATACCGTCGCAAACGTGCCGTTAGGCCTTGGTGCGGTCGCCAGTTTTACAAGTCAGGTCGGAGATTATTTGACAACTGAGGCCGAGACCGTCTTTGTAATGCCGAGTCAGCTGCAATATTCCGCCAACGGAATTATCTACGGTTCCAAGCTGATGGAGGCGACACGTCAGATTCGGATCACCGATCCCGAATTTGCCGCCAATATCAATGAACACATGAAACGCTGCGTTTTTTATGACGTCATGCTCGGCTTCAAATCAATGGATGGCCTTGCCAAATCTACGAATCTGTGGGCGGATATTGGTCCCGGAAGTCCTGCTCGCGCGCAAACATATGTGACGCGCAATGGCGACGGGACTACTTCGACCGCTGTTATCACTTGTCGCGATGCGTACACCGCTCTTACCCCTGAGTGGACACAATTCCTCAATGCGTTTTCTCCTATATGGGCAAAGCAGCTTTATCCGGGAATGGCCAATGCCGTTGCGCAAGCCAAACTGGCCGCCGATCTTCCTGTTACCTATCAGGCGTTTACTTCGAATGCGTCGAACGCGCTTGATATCATGCGCCAGAGCCTTGCGGTAAATGCGTTCATGCAGGCGCGTGATGATATGTCTGGCGGTACCGGTGCAGCTGCTATTGATAGCTTTGCGGCAACCAGAGCGGATATTCAGACGCGCCATACCTATTCAGCTTTGGCACAGGGAGCAATGAAGTGGGTTCCCATTCTAAACATTGTTTTGACCGTTGTTTTTTATGCAATGTTCCCGGTACTTTTTCCGCTCTTTTTGATGCCCGAGACAGGTGTTTCGACGCTGCGCGGTTATGTGACGGGTTTTTTCTATTTGGCGGCTTGGGGGCCGCTCTACGTCGTCTTGCATATGATTATGATGGGGAGAGGGCTGTCTGCGGGAAACGCGGTCGCCGGTGACGGGATGACGCTTGGGAACTTTGCCGGGATAGGTGCGGTTAACGACGAAACAGCCTCACTGGCTGGCTACATGATTGCGAGTATTCCATTTCTCGCCGCAGGAATGGCGCGGGGGGCTATGGCGATAGCAGGACATGCGACCAGCTTTTTGGCACCAAGTCAAAATGCTGCCGAATCTGCTGCAGGTGAAGCCACCACTGGTAACTATGCTTATGGGAATGCCAGTCTGGCTAACCAGAATTTAAATACTCAGGCGAGCAATCAGTGGAACAATCAACCCAATTTTGCTACTGGATCTCCGGCGTTTTCGCATCGGCAAGCTAACGGCGCGATATCAACGACCCACGCTGACGGTTCCGTAGTCACTAATCAGAATCCTGCGATATCGAGCTTTGAATGGAAACCAACGCTGACACGGGCCAATGTCGGTGAAATGCGCAGTACTGTTGGTGAATTCCAAAATCAAGCCACACAGCAGCGTGAGATGGCGTCGCAATCTCTGTCGGCCGCCAACACCATTGGCGCACAGCTGTTCACCACCGCACAGAATTCTCGCGGTAGTGAAACGATATTGGGACAGCAAACGCAGGATGCTATTTCGCAAGCCCAAAATCTGACACGCAGCTGGTCAGATACACTCGTCAACGATTATGGTTTCGACCGTAAGGCAGCTGATGATTTAGCCCGATTTAGCTACATGCAAGGCACTGGGAACCTAGGGCTGAGTTCACCCGTGCCCGGATTAAATGCAGGGATAAATGCTAGTGTTTTATCTCAGGAAAGTCGCAATCGTACCTCTGGCGCTTCCGTTAATGAGCGTATCGCTAAAGGCTTGTCATTTCTTAATGCTGAGTCAACCAGTGACAATGCGACCCACTCAAGGGAGAATTTCACTCGTGCAGTTTCGACGAGCGGTAGTTCGGAACTCGAAGGATTGTCTCAGCGACGCGATGCTAGCCTCACTGAGGCGCGGTCGCATTCGCTTGAAGCCGGCAGACTTGAAGAAGTCGGCAAACGATATGAACGGCAAATCAGCGAGATTGAATCGGGCGGTTTCCAAACGTCGCGGGACTATAGCCAGAATTGGCAAAATTTCGCCGCGGGAGAATTGGCGCGAAACGAAGGGCTTCGTGATAGCGGCTATGAAACCTGGATGCGTGATGTTGATCTGAACGATCGGCAGCGGCAAACCCGCAATGTGCTGGAGGAGCGTTTCCGTAACTCGTTCATCGAAGAAATGCGGAACGATTTGGGGCCGATTGGTCCGTTACCGTCCTCTGGCATCGCACAGCCCGCAGGAGATGTGAAAGAATGGGGCAGCAATCAAGTGGGCGTCGTGACCAATTCTGGGCCTTCGGTTAATGTCAGATCGGATTCCCGCGATGCTTCGTTGACCAGTCTTGTCGGTGACAGGATTGAGGGAGCTAATGAGCGGTTGGATCAGTACGATTTTGGCGCAAATTTAACTAATGGAGATTTGCATCGTCGCGGCGAAGCAATGTTTACAGGTTCTGCCAACGCACAAAATTTATCAATCGGTGAGACTATGCCTATTTTTGGCCCTCTGTTCGAGCGCGGTTCATCGGGCAGTGCACCGGGCGGGGGTACCAGCTTCAATGCGACCGGTTACATCAGAGATAATGGTATGTCGATCAAGCCGGGCACCAATGTCACTGCGTTGGATTCTCGGATGGCACCGGCTATTTCTGCTGTAGCACAAGAAAGTAAGCGCCTTGGTTTGGCTCCTCGAACTGTCACCTCTGCCCAGGATCGAACCCATACTGATGGTTCCCTACATCCTTCAGGGAAAGCGCTAGACTTCAGGGGAAATAATATCACCATTACGCAAGGCCGTGCTTTGGCGCGCGGTGTTAGCGCGCGCCTTGGACCAGACTATGATGTCGCCTTTGAGACGTTTCCTAAAGATCCCGACAACAATCATCTCCATGCGGAATATGATCCTAAAGGCGGTCGCAGAAAATGA